One genomic region from Alteromonas pelagimontana encodes:
- a CDS encoding Bax inhibitor-1/YccA family protein, which yields MDQRSMYAGASRSSVLETNKVLRNTYMLLAMTLAFSAVCAGIAMAVGISPIMSLVMTIGAFITLFVVQKKADSASGLFWVFLFTGLMGASLGYTLNFYLGVAGPGLIMQALGATALVFFALSGYVLTTKKDFSFMGGFLMVGLMVVIVAAIANIFFAVPAVSLAISAAIVFIMSGLILFDTSRIIHGGETNYIRATVSLYLNIYNLFTAILHLLGAFGGDD from the coding sequence ATGGATCAACGTTCAATGTATGCTGGTGCATCTCGATCGTCAGTACTGGAAACTAACAAGGTATTGCGTAATACGTATATGTTGTTAGCGATGACACTGGCATTTAGTGCCGTGTGTGCAGGTATCGCCATGGCAGTAGGTATTTCCCCTATCATGTCATTGGTTATGACGATTGGTGCGTTTATTACACTTTTTGTTGTACAGAAGAAAGCTGACTCTGCGTCTGGTTTATTCTGGGTGTTCTTATTTACCGGGTTAATGGGCGCGTCATTAGGTTATACCCTTAACTTCTATCTAGGTGTTGCTGGTCCTGGTCTTATTATGCAGGCGCTAGGTGCTACGGCATTAGTCTTCTTTGCGCTTTCAGGTTATGTGCTTACCACGAAGAAAGATTTCTCTTTTATGGGTGGTTTTTTGATGGTTGGACTAATGGTGGTTATTGTTGCTGCAATCGCTAATATATTTTTCGCGGTTCCGGCAGTAAGTTTAGCCATAAGTGCTGCCATCGTGTTCATAATGTCTGGGCTAATATTGTTTGATACCAGCCGCATTATCCATGGTGGTGAAACTAACTATATTCGCGCAACAGTATCGCTCTATCTGAATATATACAATCTTTTCACTGCCATCCTGCACTTGCTGGGTGCATTTGGTGGCGACGACTAA
- a CDS encoding TusE/DsrC/DsvC family sulfur relay protein, translating to MTEKHFFNWQGSQIFTDKSGYLLDHTQWKEEMALLLAQSENIALTEEHWEVIRFVREFYLQYDTSPAIRALVKAFAQQYGPEKGNSRYLQRLFPKGPAKQATKLAGLPKPAKCL from the coding sequence ATGACCGAAAAACATTTTTTTAACTGGCAAGGTAGCCAAATCTTCACCGATAAGTCCGGTTACTTACTTGATCATACGCAGTGGAAAGAAGAGATGGCACTGCTGCTGGCGCAATCAGAAAACATTGCGCTTACGGAGGAGCATTGGGAGGTAATACGTTTTGTTCGCGAATTTTATCTTCAATACGATACCAGCCCTGCGATCCGCGCATTGGTAAAGGCTTTTGCGCAGCAGTACGGGCCGGAAAAAGGGAATAGCCGCTATTTGCAACGGTTGTTTCCTAAAGGTCCGGCGAAACAAGCAACTAAGCTGGCGGGCTTACCCAAACCGGCAAAATGCCTGTAA
- the tusD gene encoding sulfurtransferase complex subunit TusD, protein MATYSVLVTTSPFDSSNARRAISFCTSAIELGDKIQQIFFYQAGVYHANALINPTNDEYNPYFQWCEIHQSAATRLWVCVTAAAKRGIMSKHEAAIAEKTQHNVVFPFEQVGLGEFFTELHQCDRLVQF, encoded by the coding sequence ATGGCTACGTATTCAGTTTTAGTGACAACCTCTCCTTTTGACTCATCAAATGCACGGCGAGCTATAAGTTTTTGCACCAGTGCTATTGAATTAGGCGACAAGATACAGCAGATTTTTTTCTATCAGGCCGGGGTTTATCACGCTAACGCTCTTATCAATCCTACTAACGATGAGTATAACCCTTACTTTCAGTGGTGTGAAATTCATCAATCTGCGGCCACTCGCTTGTGGGTTTGTGTTACTGCGGCGGCTAAACGAGGAATTATGAGCAAGCATGAAGCCGCTATTGCTGAAAAGACTCAGCACAATGTGGTGTTTCCTTTTGAACAGGTAGGCTTGGGTGAGTTTTTTACCGAATTACACCAGTGCGACCGATTGGTGCAGTTTTAA
- a CDS encoding extracellular catalytic domain type 1 short-chain-length polyhydroxyalkanoate depolymerase, with the protein MIPIKLLSKSVSKFGAVILTSIAASSAFNYAYSQETLESEVINVEGKKRHYRLFVPSAAEEGLELPLVLNFHGTSSTPQQQAKFSDMEDLAEKEGFFVVSPAAIYKRKSDGPNTWNVDKDPKGVSDVSFVKAILEKLKADYPVDESRIYATGFSGGARMSSRLACDMANDIAAIGPVAGVRYPEDCEPARPVPVVTFHGTKDTVNHYEVQEDSPSYWRMGVEKAVDGWIKHNGCNPEPEVDKIDSSVTRFTYTECKDNADILFYRSETAGHTWPGSASGEDFAKYGLGKTDEELPATKFIWAFFSTHPLPGNEAN; encoded by the coding sequence GTGATTCCCATTAAATTACTTTCCAAGTCTGTGAGTAAATTTGGCGCGGTTATTCTTACCAGCATTGCTGCTAGTTCCGCTTTTAACTATGCTTATTCTCAAGAAACGTTAGAATCCGAAGTGATAAATGTGGAAGGAAAAAAGCGGCATTATCGCTTATTTGTTCCCTCTGCCGCTGAAGAAGGGTTAGAGTTGCCGCTGGTACTGAATTTTCACGGAACCAGCTCCACCCCTCAACAGCAGGCTAAATTTTCTGATATGGAAGATTTAGCTGAAAAAGAAGGTTTTTTTGTTGTTTCGCCTGCTGCCATCTATAAAAGGAAGAGCGACGGCCCAAATACCTGGAATGTGGATAAAGATCCCAAAGGAGTGAGTGACGTTTCCTTTGTTAAAGCTATTCTCGAAAAGCTCAAAGCCGATTATCCTGTTGATGAAAGTCGTATTTATGCTACTGGGTTTTCGGGCGGAGCTCGAATGAGCAGCCGCTTAGCTTGTGATATGGCGAACGACATTGCCGCTATAGGTCCAGTAGCTGGCGTGCGTTATCCGGAAGATTGTGAACCGGCAAGGCCAGTGCCAGTAGTGACGTTTCATGGTACGAAAGACACAGTAAATCATTATGAAGTACAGGAAGATTCCCCTTCGTACTGGCGAATGGGTGTAGAAAAGGCCGTTGATGGATGGATTAAACACAATGGTTGTAACCCCGAGCCCGAAGTGGATAAGATTGATAGCAGTGTTACCCGTTTTACCTACACCGAATGTAAAGACAACGCAGATATCTTGTTCTATCGTTCTGAAACAGCCGGGCATACTTGGCCAGGTTCAGCATCGGGAGAAGATTTTGCAAAATATGGTTTAGGTAAAACTGATGAGGAACTTCCCGCCACTAAATTTATCTGGGCGTTTTTCAGTACTCACCCCTTGCCGGGCAACGAGGCAAATTAG
- a CDS encoding DsrH/TusB family sulfur metabolism protein — protein MLAVLTGSDYTGEIKAQLGGMKPSTPVILCGDGTYLYAELIGEFPALSIYVLAEDALARGVTLSAEYLIDYRDWVALSHKFYPWVLL, from the coding sequence ATGCTAGCCGTTCTTACAGGTTCCGACTATACAGGCGAAATAAAGGCGCAACTGGGCGGTATGAAACCTTCGACGCCCGTTATACTATGTGGAGACGGGACTTATCTTTACGCCGAGTTAATTGGCGAGTTTCCTGCATTATCGATATATGTTTTGGCAGAAGATGCGTTAGCGCGAGGTGTGACATTATCTGCTGAGTATTTAATAGATTATCGGGATTGGGTTGCCTTATCGCATAAATTTTACCCGTGGGTATTGTTGTAG
- the tusC gene encoding sulfurtransferase complex subunit TusC — protein sequence MATLLIRQTHSPYDSSDASEGLDFALGATNFGHNVIVLFSGRGVLQLLNNQAPPAGTKNHAKRLNLLPLYDIEKCYVCSRSLTDFFPAALSDPTLLMNVVKPIETKEIASLLSQVDHVVTF from the coding sequence ATGGCTACGTTACTAATTAGACAAACTCACTCCCCCTATGACAGCAGTGATGCGAGTGAAGGGCTGGATTTTGCATTGGGCGCCACTAATTTCGGTCATAACGTCATTGTGCTGTTCAGTGGCCGAGGTGTACTTCAGTTGCTCAACAACCAAGCCCCTCCCGCTGGCACGAAAAACCACGCAAAGCGCCTGAACCTACTTCCCCTGTATGATATAGAGAAATGTTATGTTTGCAGCCGTAGCCTTACCGATTTTTTTCCTGCAGCGCTAAGTGACCCAACTTTATTAATGAACGTAGTAAAACCTATAGAAACCAAAGAAATCGCATCTTTGCTTTCTCAGGTTGATCATGTAGTGACGTTTTAA